The genome window GGCCAAAGTGTAAGCCACGCCGGGAGGGGATCGCCCACTTCGAGCTCGCAACCCGTCTCCGCCGGGCCGGCGGGCCCGGAAATCGAAATTTCGGCCCTCCACCGGCCGGCCCAGGGCAGTTCGAACAGCGCGGCGCGAAAAAGCTTATTGGTGGCGGAAGCCGCCGTCGCCGATTGCGTTAGCACCGCTTGCGGTTGGTCAATCGCGTTGAGACGAACGACCACCGCGACATCGCTTGCCGGTTCTCCGCTGGCCGCGTCTTGCACCAGCACGCTAATATCCACCGGCCCGGCGCGAAGCGGCGTCGGCGACGTGAACGCCGTGATCACATAGTTGCCGTGCCGCTCCGAGAACCGCACCGTGCCGCCGTCGGCAAAGGCGGCGGATGGCCCGCTGAGCCAAATCGCAACCCAAGTCACTGCGCAACGCAAAATTCGCGGCATTCGTCGGCCTAATTCCTCACCCGAATTTCTCACCCGAATTTCTGGCCCTCACCCTGCTCCAACTCCCCCCGGCAGCATTCCGCGCATTTGCATCGGCTGTAAGACAATCCAGATGCCCGCGGCGAACAGTAACCCGATCAAGATCGCCCACGGCAATGCGATGTTGAGCGTTTGGCTTACCGGCACCGATAGGACATTCGCAGGCCGGTTTCGGGCGATGCGAAACGCGGTGTACAGCGACAGCAGCAGGCCAAAGTCCAAACACAGAATCTCCAACCGCGGCAACCAGTTGGCCACCGGCCGGCAACAACTGCAACTCCACTGCGGCGCGCCAAGGACCGATATTCCCATGTCGGCTGCGAATCGTTGCGCCGCCGGAATTGCCGTGTCGTAGCTGCTGAAAAAATGAAATGAGTAGTGCGCCGCCCACATCGAACAGCCGATCGGCACAAGGGCAAAGCAAAAGCGTGTCGCCGTGCGCATCCACCGCTCGTCGAGCGATCCGCACTGCCGGCTGATGGTCGTCGCAACCGCGACGAGCACGATCGGCAGCAGCAAAAGCATGGCGACATAAAAGCCGCTGACGATCGCCAACGGCGAAATCCATCCGAGCCGCGCTTGCAACGCTTGCTCCCACGCGACCACGGGCCCGACCATTCCCGCCGCGTTCGCAAATGCGCCGAACACCAGCACGAGCACGAGCGCGGCCAAATCCGTGCGCCGGCTGAACCGGCCCACGCCCGACCGCGGCCGGTCGCTCCACAGCGATTTGCCCGGCGGAGCAATCAGAATGCCGACGTTGTCGTGCGGGCAAGCGTGAATGCAATCGAGGCAAAACGTGCAGTCCATATTGCTCGCCTTCCGCGGCTGAAAGAGATTCAGCTCGCAACCGGGCACGCCGCTTCCGCCGCGAATGCAGTCCTTCGTCGCGCACGAAGCGCATGTCGCCGGCTCGCGAACCTTGATCTCCAGCGGCGACACGAGCGATTGCACGAAATTGAACTGCCCGATGGGGCAGACATATTTGCAAAACGCGGCCCCGCGAAACAGGGAATCGATCGCAAACGCGGCGACGAAATAGCCGACCGCGATCCATGCCGTCCAGCGCGGGCTATCCCACAGCGCGAACGCTTCGTAGGCCCATAGAAATAGCCCCACCAGCGCGACCGCCAGCCACTTGCTCCGCAGCCACCGGGGCCAATCATGCGTGGCGGGCAACCATCGCCGTGCAAGCCTGCGCGGCAGCGTGAAGGGGCAGGCCATGCAGAAGAAATTCCCGCCGACCAAAAGCGACAACATCAAAAGCCCTCGCCAATGAATCCAGGGCAGCACGCCGGCGAGATTCATCGGTGCGATTTGCGGCCCGCGCAGCCCGTCGACAATCATCAGGGCCGCGAGCAGAAACAGCGGCGCTTGCGCGAGCGTGCGCGAATGCCGCCATTTCAGCAATCGGCCCAATAGCGGCTGTTGCAACAAGTCCAGGCCGCGATAGCCCGCGCTGCGCGATACGATCGTGCGTTGCTTAGCCGCCCGCGGATATTTTCGGCGGGCCCCGTCGCCGTACAAAAGTTTGACACCGATCGAAAACATCGGCACCAGAAACGCGATCGACCCGGGCACCCACATGATCGCGCCGGCCGCCTTTTGATCCGCAATCGCCGACAATCCGCCAAGCCGCGGCACTTCCGCATAATAGGGATAAAGAAGCGTGCCGGAAAATGTGATCAATGCCGAGAGCACCGTATTCTGCACGTCGGCCAGAAATAAATACGGCACGAGAATCCAATTCGATCGCCGCAACCGATAGGGATACGGCCGCACGACGGGGAACCAGAACAGCAACCCCGTGCCGAAAAAACAGGCGTGCTCGACGTAGTGCCAATTCTGCGAGCGCAGCGCGAGTTCGTAGGCCGGTGGCCAATGCCACAGCCACGTCGCGGCGACGAACAGCAATAGCGCCACTGCCGGCTGCGTCAACGCATTGAATGTCTGCCGCAACGAGCGATTGCGCATCAGCGGCGCGATCCAAACCGTGCGCACCGGTTCGGGCAGGCCGCGCAGCAGCGGAACGAGCGGCGCTCCAAGCCAAACCAGCGGCGGCGCGACCATCATTAGAAGCACATGCTGCACCATGTGAACCGCGAGCAGCAGCAAGGCGAAGGGCTCGATCGGCGACGCCAGCGCGAGATAGATTGCAATCAATCCACCGCAAAATGCGGCCAGCCGGCCGGCCGGCCATCGTGCAGCCGACGTAACAGGCACACGCCGTGTGCCGTGGCGCTCCCAGGCATGGTCCGCGCCATGCGGGGCAGACGGCACACGGAGTGTGCCTGCTACAGTCCGCGCCGGGCGGCGCCGCAAAAGGAGCCAGCCGCGAGTGTAGATCACCGCGACGACGGTCAGAACCAGCCACAGCCACGGCTCAGCCGGCCAGGAACGCAGCGCGGCATCAAGCGTCGGATTCATGGCCGCGGTGCAGTCGCAAGGGGTCGCCGACCAGCCACCGCCTGAACCGGCGGTTCATGCTTCGGCGGTTCGTCGTGCGTCGGCTGTTGGGCCGGCGGTTCGCCGTCGGGGCGCAATCGCGACAGGAATGCGACGAGCGTCGCCATCTCGCCCGGATTCATTTCCTTGCCATAGGCCGGCATATTGCCGCCGCCCGGGGTGCCATTGCTGATCTGGTCGATTAGTTGGTCGCGTGTCAGCCGGGATGCGACACTCGTCAGATCGGGCCCGCGACGTCCACCGATGCCATCGATCGCGTGGCAATTGCGGCAACTTTTGTTTTGAAACACGGCGGCTCCCATCAATTCCATCGGCGGCGTTTTTAGCAGGAGGTGTTCGGGAATCGGATCGCCGCTCCAGGCATTCATTTTCGGCGACCAGGGCGATGCCGTGCCTTCGTAGGTCAAAATCCCCAGCAATGTGTAAATCACCACGACACCGAGCACCGCCACGGGCCGTCGGCTCGGCGCACGTTCGCCGCGGTTCGACACCAGCGGAACCGCCAGCAGCACCGCAATGAGCATCAGCGGAAACACGAGCATGATAAATGTTTCCCAGGACGGCGGGCTCAACGAAAGCAGCGCGAATAGCCACAAGAAGGGCCATTCCGGCCGCGGATTGGCGCCCCCCATCGTCGGATCGGGCGGCCCGCTGGGCCCCTTTGGGCCGACAATGGCGGCAATCACCACGACAACGGCCACCGCGATCGCCGAGACAAACGCGTCTTTCAGCATCGCGTCGCCGAGAAACGGAACTCCCTTGTCGTGCACTTCCTTCTCGTACGCCGCGTCGTAGGTCTTCGGATCGACAAGTTGCCCCGGCACCGGTGGAACACTCACGCCGCGCGTCAGAATCAGCCACAGATGCACGCCCAGCAGCAAGAGCAACGCTCCCGGAATGATGAACACGTGCAGCGCGAAGAATCGGCTCAGCGCGGCCCCGCCGATGATCGGCCCGCCAAACACCAAGTGTACCAATTGCGGCCCGACGCCCGGCACTCGGCCGGCCATCGCCCCGCCCACCGCCAAGCCCCAATACGCATCCGGATCCCATCGCAACACTTGCCCGGTGAAAAACATTCCCAACGTGCAAAGCAACAGAAACACGCCGGTGAGCCAGGTCAGTTCGCGCGGATATTTATAGGCCCCCTGCAAGAAAACTTGCGTCATGTGGGCCAGCACCATCACGACCATGCCCGAGCCGGCGTAGTAGTGCAACGACCGCAAGAACCAACCGAGCGGTTGGTCGTAGTTCAAATACAACAGGCTATCGTAAGCCCGATCGGCGGAGGGCACATACACGAGCGCCAAAGCGATGCCGGTGAGAATCTGCAACAGCAGCAGAGTGAGCGATGCGCTGCCGAACACATACCACCAGCCCATCGGTCCGGCGGCGCCTTTTGGTATCGGATGCTTCAAGATCGGCAGCAGCGACCCCCTGAAGCTGAGCCGGGCATCAAACCAATCGCCGATTTTCGATAGCCAACTCGTCATCGTCGGTTTCCTCTCCAAGCACACGTAAGGCCGTGGGCGTGGCACTCCTCGAACCACCGGCCGAAGCCAGCGCCGCGCGCGGCTCGGGTTGAATCAAGCGGATTTCGGTTCATCTTTGAGCGTGTCTTGCAAGGTCGGAAAGCGTGGGGCTTGGATCTGCAGCCGCCCGCCGCTGATGCGCCAGATGCATTGAAACAGTCCGCGGGGCGGAGGCCCTGAAGCCCGCTCGCCGTCGGCATAGTAAACGCCGCCATGGCAGGGGCACATGAACAGGCCCGACTCGGGAAACCATGTCACGGGGCAACCCAAATGGGCGCAGTTGATTGCCAGCACCAAAAATTGCGCCCCATTCTGAGCAATGGCTCCTTCGTTGCGCACGAACACGCCCGTGTGCGCTGTAACGCCGTCCCAGGGCTGCCGGAGCGGGTTGTCGAATGTCACCAAGCGGGTTTCCCCTTTTCGGAAACCTGAGATCGGTCCGAGATCGATCCACGGCAGCGTCGTCGGTTCCGGAGTTCGGAAGAAATAGCCGATGATCGGCACACTTGCCAGTGCGGCTGCCACGCCGCCGGCGGCGAACGTCAGGCGGCGGAAAAACGAGCGCCGCACCGGCAGCCCGACGTCGGAACCGCTCGTCGGGCGATCGAGATCGGAAGGTTTGGTTTTGATTGTGGTCATGATTTCCGGCGGTTGCAGTTTGCCGCCGATTTGCTGGACAGATTCGTTGGCGACGAACTATTTTTCGTGCGCCGTTTCGGCGGCCGATCCGGGGTTCCGCCATTCACCAATAAGCGCGACGATCTCGTCGATCTCGGCGGACGTTAATGGTTTGAAATCGGCCGGACGTTTTCGAGCCGATTGATAGTCGGGCATGCCGAGGTCGGGCCGCCCGGTGATGATGTTCCGCCTTAGAAATTGATTGCTGGCGAGCGCCAGGAATTGGGGGCTATTAATTGCACCAGCACCTGCCCCTTCGCCATTCTTACCATGACATCCGGCGCAGGCTCGCGCGAAAACGGCGCTGCGACTTGCGCCAGACTTGCTGGTCTCATCGGGCGCCTCAGGTGCCGGCTCCAGGTACGATGGCGTGCCCAGCGGCGCGGGCTCAACTGCGCCCCAGAGCGGTGCGATGCCGCCAGCATCTTCGACCACTTTTGTTTCCTCATTGGCGTTTGGCGCCGGTTCGATGATCCGATACTTGGTTCCCTTGATCTGAAAAACGAGCACTTGAATCTGCGCGGCGGTAAGCCGGCCGCCATGCAAGTTGTCGAAGCCGGGCATCGGCGTTTCGGATCGGCCGGCCGAGATGACTTCTTGCAAAGTTTCTTGCGGCACGATTGCCCGGAAGAGTGGGTCATTGAGCGGCGGAGCGGGGCCTAACGTGCCGTTCGCCCCGTGGCATGCGGCGCAATGCGTCGAAAAAAGAGCCGTGAAATCCAGCACGCTTTCCGGCATGACGGGCCGGTCGGCCGGCTTCGGTTTGCCCGGCAGATTCGCTCCCGCGGTTACGACCCAAATGGCCGTGCCGATCAGACACACCGCTGCGATTGCCAGCGATGCGCCGATGCCTTTCCTCGATTTCGCGGAACCGTCCGTCATGCGATTAGTTCACAAATGGGGTTACAACGGTCTTCGTGGGCCAACCGCGCCTCGTGTGCCACTGGCTCTGCCGGCGCTGCATTTCTGAATCGGGTTGCGATTACAGCTTGTTGGGCGTCAAAAAACACTGGCGGAGCCAGTGGCACACCGCCGGCACAAACACGGGCAATGGCACACGACAACACTCCCTTGCTAGCGCTGCGGGCTCGGGGGGATGCTTTCTCCGATGCGGGCGGTATCCGGGCCGCGGCCGGCGGGAGGCACCCGAATCTGTTCCGATCGAACCACTACGATCGATGCCGCGATGCCGAATACAAATTGCGAGGCAATATACCACGGCCAATCGACCCGTTCTCGCAATATGGGATTCACCACGCCCATGAGGCTGAAACTGGCCGCCGTCCACAGCACGGGCATCAATAGCGCGCCCCACGACATCGGTCCGGGAATCACCGGCAACCGCGGCAACAAAATGCCGAACAGCGTGCCGAACACCAGCGACGTAATGCCATGGATCACCAGCGCCGTCGCCAGCCAGTGGGCATGGTATTGCTGCAATTCCGCAGTCGGCAATTTAGCGAGCCCCGGCAGCACCATCGCGGCCAGCAGGTTTGCCGGATACCAAATGCCATGCTGCGTGGCCCAACCCCAAATCGCGGCCGGTATCGGCATCAACACGCCGCCCGCCACGCCCGCAATGGCGCCGGCGAGAAAATGCGGCAACCGCCGCAGCCGCATCACCATAATCGCCACGACGAGCCCGAACACGAATTGCGAGAAAATAAAACTCGGCCAATCCAACTCCTTTCTCAGGATCGGGCTGACGACGAGTATCCCGAGAAACGAGAATCCAGTCCAAAGCACGGGCATCAGCAACCCGCTCCACGCCATCGGCTTGGGAACAAACGGCAGCGTCGGCAACAGCACACCGTAAAGCAGCCCAGCCACCAGAGACATTGCGACGTGGATAAACATCGCCGCAATCAAAAGCGACAGGTGGAAGTTTTCGGCATCGGCGATGCTCATTTCGGCGAGCCCCGGCAGCACCATCCCGGCCAGCAGGTTGACCGGATACCAAATCCCGTGGTGACTGATTAGTCCCCACAGCAAGGCTGGCACGGGCATGACCGCTCCGCCCAATAGTCCGCCTTTCACGCCCGCCGAAACCGGGTGCACCATCACGGGCAGTTGCACGCGATACCCCGGCACTCCTTCGTGCATTTGCTCGACGGCTCCACTGCGGGCAACGATCGGCTTAGGGCGCTCCGTCGGGGGGACGAACTCTTCGTGAAAGTGGCCGCGGCCGGGGAGCAACTCGGCGATCCACAAACCCAATCCGATTGATAGGACCACTGCTCCGACAATGATCATGGCGATACCGAACACGATGCCCGCGGCCAACAAGCAAACGCCCAGCGCAAGCACCATCGGCGCGGCGGTCGAAGTGGGCATCTCGACCGAATCGAGCGTTTCGCGTAGGTCAGGCTTTCCAGCCTGACGC of Pirellulales bacterium contains these proteins:
- a CDS encoding cytochrome c oxidase assembly protein, which encodes MNPTLDAALRSWPAEPWLWLVLTVVAVIYTRGWLLLRRRPARTVAGTLRVPSAPHGADHAWERHGTRRVPVTSAARWPAGRLAAFCGGLIAIYLALASPIEPFALLLLAVHMVQHVLLMMVAPPLVWLGAPLVPLLRGLPEPVRTVWIAPLMRNRSLRQTFNALTQPAVALLLFVAATWLWHWPPAYELALRSQNWHYVEHACFFGTGLLFWFPVVRPYPYRLRRSNWILVPYLFLADVQNTVLSALITFSGTLLYPYYAEVPRLGGLSAIADQKAAGAIMWVPGSIAFLVPMFSIGVKLLYGDGARRKYPRAAKQRTIVSRSAGYRGLDLLQQPLLGRLLKWRHSRTLAQAPLFLLAALMIVDGLRGPQIAPMNLAGVLPWIHWRGLLMLSLLVGGNFFCMACPFTLPRRLARRWLPATHDWPRWLRSKWLAVALVGLFLWAYEAFALWDSPRWTAWIAVGYFVAAFAIDSLFRGAAFCKYVCPIGQFNFVQSLVSPLEIKVREPATCASCATKDCIRGGSGVPGCELNLFQPRKASNMDCTFCLDCIHACPHDNVGILIAPPGKSLWSDRPRSGVGRFSRRTDLAALVLVLVFGAFANAAGMVGPVVAWEQALQARLGWISPLAIVSGFYVAMLLLLPIVLVAVATTISRQCGSLDERWMRTATRFCFALVPIGCSMWAAHYSFHFFSSYDTAIPAAQRFAADMGISVLGAPQWSCSCCRPVANWLPRLEILCLDFGLLLSLYTAFRIARNRPANVLSVPVSQTLNIALPWAILIGLLFAAGIWIVLQPMQMRGMLPGGVGAG
- a CDS encoding c-type cytochrome, with translation MTDGSAKSRKGIGASLAIAAVCLIGTAIWVVTAGANLPGKPKPADRPVMPESVLDFTALFSTHCAACHGANGTLGPAPPLNDPLFRAIVPQETLQEVISAGRSETPMPGFDNLHGGRLTAAQIQVLVFQIKGTKYRIIEPAPNANEETKVVEDAGGIAPLWGAVEPAPLGTPSYLEPAPEAPDETSKSGASRSAVFARACAGCHGKNGEGAGAGAINSPQFLALASNQFLRRNIITGRPDLGMPDYQSARKRPADFKPLTSAEIDEIVALIGEWRNPGSAAETAHEK
- a CDS encoding Rieske 2Fe-2S domain-containing protein, which translates into the protein MTTIKTKPSDLDRPTSGSDVGLPVRRSFFRRLTFAAGGVAAALASVPIIGYFFRTPEPTTLPWIDLGPISGFRKGETRLVTFDNPLRQPWDGVTAHTGVFVRNEGAIAQNGAQFLVLAINCAHLGCPVTWFPESGLFMCPCHGGVYYADGERASGPPPRGLFQCIWRISGGRLQIQAPRFPTLQDTLKDEPKSA
- a CDS encoding cytochrome b N-terminal domain-containing protein; the encoded protein is MTSWLSKIGDWFDARLSFRGSLLPILKHPIPKGAAGPMGWWYVFGSASLTLLLLQILTGIALALVYVPSADRAYDSLLYLNYDQPLGWFLRSLHYYAGSGMVVMVLAHMTQVFLQGAYKYPRELTWLTGVFLLLCTLGMFFTGQVLRWDPDAYWGLAVGGAMAGRVPGVGPQLVHLVFGGPIIGGAALSRFFALHVFIIPGALLLLLGVHLWLILTRGVSVPPVPGQLVDPKTYDAAYEKEVHDKGVPFLGDAMLKDAFVSAIAVAVVVVIAAIVGPKGPSGPPDPTMGGANPRPEWPFLWLFALLSLSPPSWETFIMLVFPLMLIAVLLAVPLVSNRGERAPSRRPVAVLGVVVIYTLLGILTYEGTASPWSPKMNAWSGDPIPEHLLLKTPPMELMGAAVFQNKSCRNCHAIDGIGGRRGPDLTSVASRLTRDQLIDQISNGTPGGGNMPAYGKEMNPGEMATLVAFLSRLRPDGEPPAQQPTHDEPPKHEPPVQAVAGRRPLATAPRP